Genomic window (Nymphaea colorata isolate Beijing-Zhang1983 chromosome 1, ASM883128v2, whole genome shotgun sequence):
gaaatgaGGAGACACACTCTAGATGGTCGGAGCTGCATTCAGCAAATGTGCTcggaaaaaaatgtaaagtgaATTCGAGGGTGACGATTcaatgtgcatttttttttttggcgcaGAGGGAAACGCACATATAACCGGCTTCTGATCAACTACGGAATTCACTGTCCATGTAGAAATGGCTTGACTCAGACCGTGTTGTGCATTAATCCAGTTTTCAACTACTTCCTGAGCTCTCTTAGCTACCAGGAGAAGAGCCCTTCGGTGCCCTCTTAGAGGTAGAAGGTCGTATGCTTAGGCAAGGCCGGCCAGGATCCGCCATGGCGGTGCTGCGAAAGCATAACTAGATGACAAGTACTCACCGGACAACTCACTCAAACGGGCACAAATGGGGAAGCTGGCTACCAAGGCCGCCACCGTCTCTTCTGCTCATTTCTAAGGATGTGTCAATGGAGGGATTCGGTATGAGCACCTGCGGCCTCCATGACTCTGCTCCCCTGCTACCTATTGCAGAAAGATTCGCATATGTTTGGGTTGCTAACTCTGAGAGGCAATGCCCTGGACAGTGCGCCTGACCGTTCCACCAGCCTCTGTATGGGCTGCAGACCAGGCTGCAGGTGGTGCCAAAATGGTGATGTGGGTGTCGACGGAATGATCATCAATATTGCTAGCATGTTGCCTGGTATCGTCACCAATCCCTACAAGAGCGTCCACTTCCAAGGAATGACTAGTGCTTCTCTAGAGGCAGCATCGGCCTGTGCAGGGATACACGGCAAGAACGCTTATGCCGGGTAGTTGTCGTATATCCAAACAAATTCTTGAATCATGTTCCCTTTCAATTTAATCATACTTGCGACAAGTTGCCAATGCCATTCACCAGTGAAGGACCACCTTCTATACGACGGTTAAATTTTTTTAGCATGGAATACATGGCCATTAAATGTTGTGGAGCACTCAAGGTTAGTTTCTCTGCCAAGTTCGCTTGTGAGGAGCTTCTTGGAACTATCCTAGAAAGCCTTGTGGTTTTATGTACCCCAACTGAATATACGATCCGAGTCTAATGTTTGATCTTATCCAGAATCTACCCATATCTTTCTTAAATATGAAGTCTTTCATACTATTTATCTTGAATTTTTTGCAATACAATGAAATTGACATAACTTTATACGTTCAAATACGACTGTGAACTATTCTCTTAAACGAATACGACTGTGAACTATTCTCTTAAACAAGTGAAAGACATTTTTACAGTCGTATTTGAACGATGATGACATTATCTGCAGGCTTGTGGACCATCGCTTTGCTTCTCGATTACCAGAGCAAGGCAGACAGAGAGTTTTGCCATGACAAGAAGTGTCTGCTCAAAATCGGTGCATTTCTCGGCCTCATCTTCCCCAATAAACTCGGGGCCGATCTTGAACTCATGTTGGCATATAAATCTCCTTTGCTGATACAATTTTCAAAGGAACGCCCGTAATGTCTCGAAGCCTCACCAACAacaaaatattaattatttCAGTGCTGACCATTTGCCGGGAAAATCTTAACAAACATATTTTATGACTATAGCAGATTGAATTATTTGCTTATAGGACAGTTCAAATCTGCGGAATGCTGAATGTTGCGGGATAATTAACGCTATGTTTGGATGAGGCCGACAAATGCACCGATTTTGAGCAAACACTTCTTGTCATGGCAAAACTCTCTGTCTGCCTTGCTCTGGTAATCGAGAAGCAAAGCGATGGACCACAAGCCTGCAGAAAATGTCATCATCGTTCAAATACGACTGTAAAAATGTCTTTCACTTGTTTAAGAGAATAGTTCACAGTCGTATTCGTTTAAGAGAACAGTTCACAGTCGCATTTGAACGTATAAAGTTATGTCAATTTCATTGTATtgcaaaaaaatcatgataaataGTATGGAAGACTTCATATTTAACAAAGATATGGGTAGATTCTGGATAAGATCAAACATTAGACTCGGATCGTATATTCAGTTGGGGTACATAAAACCACAGGGCTTTCCAGGACAGTTCAAAGAAGCTCCTCACAAGCGAACTTGGCAGAGAAACTAACCTTGAGTGCTCCACAACATTTAATGGCCATGTGTTCCATGCTAAAAAAATTTAACCGTTGTATAGAAGGTGGTCCTTCACTGGCGAATGGCAACTTGTCGCAAGTATGATTAAATTGAAAGGGAACAGGATTCAAGAATTTGTTTGGATATACGACAACTACATTGAAAGGGAACAGGATTCAAGAATTTGTTTGGATATACGACAACTACCCCGCATAAGCATTCTTGCCGTGTATGCCGGCTGCCTCTAGAGAAGCACTAGTCATTCCTTGGAAGTAGGCGCTCTTGTAGGGATTGGTGACGATACCAGGCAACATGCTAGCAATATTGATGATCATTCTGTCGACACCCACATCACCATTTTGGCGCCAGCAGCAGCCCGGTCTGCAGCCCATACAGAGGCTGGTGGAATGGCCAGGCACACTATCCAGGGCATTGCCTCTCAGAGTCAAGCAACCCAAACATGTGCTATTCTTAATGTATTCTTATATCATATAGATGAAGTAAGGTATCTAAAggctatttttttaatgtattctTATTGCAACCGAGTAGGGCGATTTAAGGCGAGTCAAGATCGAGATTCACAGAGTCGGGCCGAGTTAGGAGAGAGTCAGGTTTTACGTCACCCAAACCGGCAATTGACGTACCTCTTTCACTTAAAATACTGTTTGAGGAAGAAGATTTGCATTTGTTTGCACAGAGAGTTGAGGCCCATGAAAAATCCAATTGGGCAAAACAGAGTTGCCGCCACGGTTAACGGCATGAGGCTTCACCCTTGTGCCCACATCTAAGGACGTCGCAGTCGAGGGATTCTGCATGAGCAGCTGCGGCCTCCATGACTCCGCTCCCCTGCTGCCTATTGCTGAAAGATTCGCATATGTTTGGGTTGCTAATCCCGAGAGCCAGTGCCCTGGACAGTGTGCCTGGCCATTCCACCAGCCTCTGCATCGGCTGCAGACCAGGCTGCTGGTGGCACCAAATGGTGATGTGGGTGTCGATGGAATGATCAACATTGCCAGCAAGTTGCTTGACATCGTCACCAACCCCGACCAGAGCGGCTACTTCCAAGGGATGGCCACTGCTCCTCTAGAGGCAATGTCGGCCTGTCTTATCTCCCTGCACAGGCCGACGTTGCCTCTAGAGGAGCAATAGACGTCCCTTGGAAGTAGCCGCTCTCGTCGGCATTGGTGACGGTGCCGGCCAACGTGCTAGCCATGTTGATGACCATTCCATCAATACCCACATCAACATTTGGCGCCACCAGGGTCTGCGGCCCATACAGAGGCTGGTGGAATGGCCAGGCGCACTGTCCAGGGCATTGGTTCTCAGAGCTAGCAGCCCAAACATGTGCTAACTTTTCACCATTAGTCAACAGGAGGGCAGAGTCATGGAGGCTGCAACCGCTAATGCAGAATCCCTCGACTGCCACATCCTTGATGCGGGCACAAGAGTGACGTCTTTTTAATCAATAAATTAAAATAGTGTCCTTTCAGTAAAAAGAAGACAATTGTGGCACACCATGTTAATTTGGAGAGGATGGGCCTTGAGAGATGCAAAATATTGATGTCATATCATGATTTAGCTTGcagattttgtttaatttgaaTGCATGGTAGTaaggcatatgtctatgagcaTTGGAGTTAGAATTTTCATTGGGAGAACAGGTATTAGAGAAGCATTCGTCaagcaaagaaaataaaagaaagagtgggACATAGAGAAATACTTAACATTCTAGCTAAGTCATAAAAGCGAGAAGAGGAAACTTTGTTGGGTAAAGAAGGCCGATTATGATCTAATTTATAGTAGAGAAATTTGCTCAATCTAGAAACTATAGATACCCTCGCAAGGAAGGAAACTGAACCAAATGAAGCAATTGTGGATGTCAAACAatcaattcattttctttttgcaggTTTATTGCCTTATTATACATTAATTTTGATTCCTGCACCATATATAGGATAAGGATTGGTAGCTAAGTTGAACAGATCCTTCTATATATGTCCTCCTCCAATATTTATAgtggaaacaaataaaatactAGTAATGTTTTAATTCCATTTATATGTTGGTTTCTCATGGCATCTTTCTTTTAGAAGAAGACTGAAGTACACAACCAAGGATTTATGAAGTTCAGAAAAGGCCTTAACAAGCAGGCAGCTGGTCaatggtttcaaatccaactgTAACCCCTTTCAAAGCAAAACCTTTGCTTGCCTAGGCAAGGCTTGACACTACTTAGGTAGTGTTTGGCAGCACCAGGATTAAAATCCTAAGATCAAAATCTCAAGATTTTAATCCAGGATGTGTTTGCTTTCCTAGACTTTGTTATAATGGATGTCTATCTAGTGTCTGTTaaatgtttggaaaaaaaattaaaacgtTATATAAGTTTGATTCTTTGTCGGTCATAAAAGTCTATTCTCCAAATCTCTCTTTCATTGTTTTGGGATCTAACACATGAAGGCAACCTTTCCTTTCCTCCAGTTTATCACCGAACCCGTTATGTGCACCTCATTGTGGACTAGAATTTGTGCACAGGAGAGTACGATGACGAAAATACCTCCAgtgaaaggggaaaaaaaaaacttttatgtaaaaaagaattgtgaaaaagtaaaaaaaaaaaagtctaaataCCTATTAtctgtataaaaaatttcactacACCCTCCACCCACTTTGGTGTATACTTATATTTATCACCGGGcagggctctctctctctctccccatctctctccctctaatTTATGAGCTCTCACTGATATGTGAGAGAAAGTAGGAGAGCCACCCCTTCATCATCTGCAACCTTATCATCAGCGGCCAGTCGTCACCGGTATGAACATAAAGAAATTAGACAAAAAAAGCACCAAAAGGAACTGATGAAAAACGACGATGCGAACTACCAAGAAAGTCGCAcgaaagaaattaattaatgggcccaaatctctctcttcccttcagTTCAAGCATGGAGGCGCGCGCACGGTCAACATTCAAAAGTGGTCGGCGAAAGGTAGGCAAGTTAAGCAGCTGGTTCGAGTTATAAATCCCCTTAACCAGGAAGCCCTTGCTCTACGTAGCTGAATGcaggaggcggagagggagagagaaatggcAACAAGCAAAGTTGTCTTATCAGGTGTCCAAGTCATGGCGGTACTGGCCGTACTCTTCTTCCTACTTTCAGGATCATCCATGGCTGCCGACTTTTGCCAAGGTATACATATAGTTCAACTACTCAATAGATGGTATCAATTGCTCACGCCAATGTACATCTGGTTCCGCcaatatatatacttatatatatatagtgatggTAAGCCATAAAATGCATCTCTTTGCATGCTGTGATTCATCTATCACCATCAATATTATCCATATACATAAGgattttgtaaaatatatatatatatatatatatatatatatatatatatatatatattgatagtAAGCCATAAACTGTATCTCTTTGCATGCTGTGATTCATCTATCACCATCAATATTATCTGTATACATAAGGATTTTGGAAAAAGAACTTGCAGCGTAAGATTACTGATCTCAATTGTAGCATGTTGCTCCTGTTCTTCTTACTAAGAGTATGCTCCTATCGCAGGCAAGCAGTCATGGCCGGAGCTGGTTGGACAGGCCGGAGAAGTTGCTGAGCCCGTGATCAAAGGGCAAAACCCTTTTGTGAAGGATGTTATTATTGTCCGGAACGACACAAAGCTAATTGAAAATTTCCGCTGCGATCGGGTCTGGATCTTTACTAACCCTGACGGCACCATTAGCAGGATCCCAACGGTTGGTTAGATCCAGTCAAGAGAAGAAACTTGTAATaagggttatatatatatgtaatgacaTATATAGTGATGATAATTAATGAATAAATGAGCCTTTAATTAATGGCATGATTactttacttttcatttttgtagtAATGTTAGCCATCATCCATTTTGGGGCtctttttgccttttatttGTCACATGGGACATGTATTTATGCGACCGATACTTTGAATACTCACCATGAGACACAGAATTTTTTGacttagggcctgtttggttggagggaatgggaaggaaagggagggattgagcaatccctcctttgtttggttggctaattaaaaaggagggaaagggagggaaagagacaAAGTATGTTTGGCTgcaagggaagggaaaggaaagggagggaaaggaaaggatagattagtgtaaatccaatccctcccaaatcggacggattgggagggaaaggaaaggaaatgaagaagaaaagtttttttgccCATAATACCCATGAGGACCCACgtctaaaaagaaaaacggaagaagattttagtcttttctttcctttcctttcctttctatccaaacaagttttttaatcacctctttcctttcctttccattccattcttttcccttcctttcctcttcccttccctttcctttcccttcctttctgtcccttcctttcccttcctttctgtcccttcctttccctccctttccctccaaccaaacagggcgttaaACGGACCAAACCGTTCAGAGACCAATTGTGAGAGAAGccaatataatatattttctgaaaaatcttaCCTGagccaaaataaaatattcgaaaattttaacgacatataatttttataagAAAAGGTAGGTGGATTCAGTTTTGCAGCACTGAAGGATTAATCTCAGGCCTGGTGAGGATGTTATATGCTGGAGGCCTAATCGAACGCCGATTAAAGAAAGGCATCAAATATGGAAGCACATTCGAGTGAACtgtgatgaaatgaaagaaatggatGCGGAATTTTGAACCACCTGCTGGTTTATTTACATTGGCAGTCATGGGAGATTGCTTACAAATGCCAGACTGCAAAGATCAGGATGTTCGTTAGCCTCTGTCTGTCGTCTTCAACAACATGTATTGCTTACATGCTCATATTCTCTGAAGAATTGGAGTTGCAAATTTGGAGTCTTTACTGCTAGAAGTGATTTATGCTTCACATTAATATGATGgttcagaaaaaaaaactatcgtGCAGAGAGTTTAAGCTTTCCTGGAACCTATGTTTCAGTATAATTGTGTGGAAAATCTGGAGATCCAAAAATTTTTACTCCCACAAAGAGATTTACAAACCTGTTGATGAAGCTAAAAAAGAGGTATGACAGGCTTGTTTTGACATTACTCTGAAACAAAGCTGACATATCTAATCACGCAGCTTGCCATTAACTTTGGCTATGAACTGAGGTGTTCTGTCCTTTTTGGCAGATTCCTATGGGGAGTGGATATATGATAGAAATTGGTTTTGGAAAAATTGTGGCAGTTGTTTTCTGTTCTGGCATTCCATGGCACAATGATGAACTAGTAGTTAATCTTTCATTACTGGATTCTAAACCTGGGGAGTTTACAGAGTCCATCATTCGTGAGTCTTTACCACGACATGTTCCCAATTGTCATTAGAACCGAGATGGAAATCTTGGTTACATGGATTGCATTGTCTATATAGAAATCTCTGTAGGACTGGTGAATATTATGAGCTTGATCTTTCTTGTGATGTAATAACCTTGCTACTGTGCAAGGGATGCCATGACTTGATGGTCTGGTTTTGTTGACTTGTACtattatttattattgtttattctttctttaatggaatggGTACACCTTAGCCCACTTTCTTGGAAATACAATACATGGACAGTCATATTCAATCTGACTTGATGACAATGACAATggtctgatctctctctctctctctctctctctctctctctctctctctatagctatatatatagataaacaAAATTATCTTTTGGTGAATctatgaacaaaaaaaacctAATTATAGACCGCCAGCTTTAGGACTTTAATTGGATAATTTGACACTGAAAAGTCAGTTTCATTGTTACCATAAAACTAGATAACTTGCCCTTTTCTTTACTTGCATGGCAAACCCATATCTTTTTTCGAGTACAAATACAGTAGAGACAGAGAGTTGGTGGTGAGTCACTGGCTTTCATGGCAGCACTAGATAGATTttcacccctctctctctctctcttatatatatatatatatatatatatatatatatatatatatatatatatatatatatatatatatatatatatatatagagagagagagagagagttggtgaGTCACTGGCTTTCATGGCAGCACTAGATAGATTTTcacctctttttctctctctctctctttctctctctctctctctatatatatatatatatatatatatatatatatatatatatatatatatatatatatatatatatatatatatatatatagagagagagagagagagagagagagagagagagagagagagagagagagagagagagaaaagattaAAGTACAAGAGAAGTACTTCAAAGATTCAACTCTCTCGGGTTGAATTAGTCAAGCATGGAGGAGTTCAGTCAATATTCAAAGAAGGGAAGGATGCAGCCCTCGCGCTGTTATAAAGCACTCCAAACAGCATGCCGGCCTCGCTGCGTTTATTGTACGGTTGAATCCCTTCATTAGCTGAACCCCTCACTGAGatatcagagagagagatggcaacAAGAATGCAAGGGAAGGTGAGGCCGCCATCATGTGCCCTGCTCATGGGGGTGGCCctgc
Coding sequences:
- the LOC116260757 gene encoding protein EXORDIUM-like 7, translated to MTLLPCYLLQKDSHMFGLLTLRGNALDSAPDRSTSLCMGCRPGCRWCQNGDVGVDGMIINIASMLPGIVTNPYKSVHFQGMTSASLEAASACAGIHGKNAYAGQHASNIDDHSVDTHITILAPAAARSAAHTEAGGMARHTIQGIASQSQATQTCAILNVFLYHIDEDVAVEGFCMSSCGLHDSAPLLPIAERFAYVWVANPESQCPGQCAWPFHQPLHRLQTRLLVAPNGDVGVDGMINIASKLLDIVTNPDQSGYFQGMATAPLEAMSACLISLHRPTLPLEEQ
- the LOC116245956 gene encoding uncharacterized protein LOC116245956 isoform X2, whose product is MRTTKKVARKKLINGPKSLSSLQFKHGGARTVNIQKWSAKAECRRRRGREKWQQAKLSYQVSKSWRYWPYSSSYFQDHPWLPTFAKASSHGRSWLDRPEKLLSP
- the LOC116245956 gene encoding glu S.griseus protease inhibitor-like isoform X1, with the translated sequence MQEAEREREMATSKVVLSGVQVMAVLAVLFFLLSGSSMAADFCQGKQSWPELVGQAGEVAEPVIKGQNPFVKDVIIVRNDTKLIENFRCDRVWIFTNPDGTISRIPTVG